The Henckelia pumila isolate YLH828 chromosome 2, ASM3356847v2, whole genome shotgun sequence genome includes a window with the following:
- the LOC140880407 gene encoding patatin-like protein 6: MACVEFEKINNHAVEMQEPSIDTDKLSYEIFSILESKFLFGCDDQKFWVPKQIAEQPQSRNEAVVNGENGVQSVKNQRGKICILSVDGGGMQNILSGKALSYLETALKNRSGDANARIADYFDVAAGSGVGGIFTAMLFATNDQNRPIFDADDTWKFLAAEGNKFYRSAKPRSSKGNIFKRVFSKTGVAGSATSGLEKAMRDAFKDEKTGRSLTLKDTLKPVLIPCYDLTSTAPFLFSRADALETDSFDFNLWEVCMATSAEPGLFDPVCMRSVDGSTRCVAVDGGLAMNNPTAAAITHVLHNKQEFPFVRGVEDILVLSLGAGEQLLAGSFDYEQVKKWKAKDWARPLARISGSGSAELVDHAVAMAFGQSRASNYVRVQANGSNTNRYGAATDSDASPSKVKMLIGAADDMLKQKNVESILFNGKRIGEESNFEKLDWFAEQLVLEHQRRSCRIAPTVAFKQATPKPS, translated from the exons ATGGCGTGTGTTGAATTTGAAAAGATTAACAATCATGCGGTTGAAATGCAAGAACCCAGTATAGATACGGATAAATTGAGCTACGAGATTTTCTCCATATTGGAGAGCAAGTTCTTGTTTGGCTGCGATGATCAGAAGTTTTGGGTTCCAAAGCAGATAGCGGAGCAGCCGCAGAGCCGGAACGAGGCCGTTGTAAATGGTGAAAATGGGGTGCAATCTGTGAAGAATCAGAGGGGGAAGATATGCATTCTCAGCGTTGATGGAGGTGGGATGCAGAACATTTTGTCTGGCAAAGCGCTGTCGTATTTGGAAACGGCATTGAAGAATCGGTCGGGGGATGCAAACGCCAGAATCGCCGATTATTTCGACGTCGCCGCCGGCAGCGGTGTCGGTGGGATTTTCACGGCCATGCTATTCGCCACCAACGATCAGAATCGGCCGATTTTCGACGCCGACGATACCTGGAAATTCCTCGCGGCGGAGGGCAACAAATTCTACCGCTCTGCGAAACCGCGCAGCTCCAAGGGCAATATCTTCAAGCGGGTCTTCAGCAAAACCGGCGTCGCCGGCTCGGCAACCTCCGGTTTGGAGAAGGCGATGAGAGACGCCTTCAAGGATGAAAAAACCGGGCGGAGCTTGACCTTGAAAGACACGCTGAAACCGGTTTTGATCCCATGCTACGATCTCACCAGCACGGCGCCGTTTCTCTTCTCCAGAGCCGATGCTCTCGAAACAGACAGCTTCGATTTCAACCTCTGGGAGGTGTGTATGGCCACATCAGCCGAACCCGGGTTGTTCGACCCGGTTTGTATGAGGTCGGTCGATGGGTCGACCCGTTGCGTGGCCGTGGACGGCGGGCTGGCCATGAACAACCCCACGGCGGCGGCTATCACGCACGTGCTGCATAACAAACAGGAGTTCCCTTTCGTGAGGGGGGTCGAGGATATTTTGGTACTCTCCCTCGGAGCCGGCGAGCAGCTCCTGGCCGGCAGCTTCGACTACGAACAGGTCAAGAAATGGAAGGCAAAGGACTGGGCTCGGCCCCTGGCTCGCATTTCCGGCTCCGGCTCGGCGGAGTTAGTGGACCACGCCGTGGCAATGGCTTTCGGTCAGAGCCGTGCCAGTAACTACGTCCGCGTTCAG GCTAATGGATCCAATACGAACAGATACGGCGCAGCCACCGATTCAGACGCTAGCCCGAGCAAAGTAAAAATGCTAATAGGAGCAGCTGATGACATGCTGAAGCAGAAAAATGTCGAATCGATCCTCTTTAATGGGAAGAGGATCGGAGAAGAAAGCAATTTCGAGAAACTGGACTGGTTTGCTGAACAACTTGTGTTAGAGCATCAGAGGAGGAGTTGTAGAATAGCTCCCACTGTTGCATTCAAGCAAGCTACCCCAAAACCATCTTAG